GCCAGGCCTGGCTCAGCATTTCCCTGCGTTTAACtgagcagggtgggcagcactgcagggatgaATCCTTTGCAGGGCACCAGCACAGTCCCCAAATCTGCACGTCTCCCTTTGTATCAGGATGGGCAGAGGGCAAgggctcctccctgccccataTCCCATGGGATACACCCTGGATCACTAACCCTTATTCCTCTAAAAACAGCTTATCTTGgtgtctttatttaaaaatggagaTTTCTTAACACTGACACGGAGGGACCCTTCTCCAGCCTCCAGGAGGATCATAGGGAATGGAACAGCtttcccaaagctgctctggggcCCACAGCTGGGCACTGCACTCACTGCTCCAGGAGGACATGGGACTTGTAGGGGCCACAGAAGACATTCCTCTCTTCCAGCTCGATCTTGTCAGTTTTCAGTCCTTGGTAGGCTTCGTGCAGGCTGAAATCCTCCATCTGATGGCAAGGGAAACAAGGAAAAGCAACTCGGGGAGGCAGGAATGCAGTATTATTCCACAGTACTGAGCATATCAGCCCTagggaggagcccagcacagacccAGAGTGCCAGTGAGGAAAACCAGAGTGCAGCAAGACCCTGCTTAGTCCAGGACTGTTCCCAGGCCGTGTTCTGTGGCAGAATGGAAGCCCTGAGAGCTGCACCCTTTATTGTGTGGGAAGGAGGCCCCTGGCTCCAGGATTGTTCCATGACTGGGGACACATGGGGATGAGGCAGAAGTTTGGGAATGCCTCCCAAACTCCCTCCCATGTGGGAAGGTGCTGAGCAAGCCCTGATTCCTAGGAGCTGCTCACCATGGCTCCATCCAAATGCAGGAGTGGGAAAGAACAGAGCAATTCCAAATTCCTTGTGCTGTCTGCCAAGGGCTGTCCTCTCCCCACCAAACACTGGCACGCAGCATCCATGGCAGGCAGAGCCTCCAACAAACCTTTGATTTACGTCTCttcttctgctccttctccttcatttCAATGGGCTCCCCCTCCTCGTTTAACTGGGGAACTTGCACATCGACTCTTTTAGCGTAGTTTGGGATGGGTTTTCTaggacacagctcctggaaTAAACCCACAGAGGccacagctggggcagagcccaggcaggctGGGGGTGCTGCTCATCTCCTCGGGGTGCTGAGGCTCAGCTGCACACTTCTTGAGACCTGGCTTACATTTAGCACTTTATCTACCCAAGGTTTAACTTCTGGTGGAAAagaattgctttttattattttttttccaaactctAGTCTTAAGCTTTTAATAAGCAGCAAAAATCTGAGCTCGTCTCATCTTTGGCAGGCACTCAGCTGATTCAGAATCCAAACTCACTGGAATGAGAGGCTCTCACAACACCTTGGTCAACACTCACGATTCATTTTTAGCCTGCAAAACCTCCCCTGAAGCCTTTTTGGAAggccagcagggagctgagttTCTGTGCTCCCttcacagcccacagcagcagaggctccAGACTCTCGGGGGAGGTTCCCTCGCTCCTCGCTGGTCTgtggcaggtgctgctggccagGCCAGGCCTCTCCCAGGATTTCTGCATTCCCGAGTTCCAACCACGGCCCCCAGCTTCTCACAAAGGCACCTTGcatttccctgccctgtgtgGAACAAGTGAGGCTCAttcctgagctgccctgggagctgctgtggctctgcccaACCTACACTACCTCTGGAAATTTCCCTTGTGACCTAACTCTTCTTTATTGAAGCATATTTGGATCCATTTTCAGAGTCACAGGCTCTCTAAAGGAGAGTAAAAGCCGTTCTCTGGTGCTCCCTTGTGACAGTGTGAAATGTCACCaggctttgctctgcagctggaggtggaGGGGCCACAGCAGAGGTGGGGGGCAGCCTCTGGTTCAGGAATTTCCATTTAacagcctgggcagcagcaaaACCTCCCCTTTTTAAAACGCATGATGATGGCAGGAGCCCAGGAATCCCACCTTCAGGTGCAGGAGGTTCTTCTGTACAGTGCTGCGACACTCCTGGTCCTCCCGGAGCTGCCTGACCAGGAATTCCCAGTGGCCATTCACAGCAGAACACGCATCCAGGGATTTGTGATCCAAAAACCCTGGGGAGTTAAAGGGACAGCTTGGCTAATCCCCACTGGAGACCCTTCCTGACCCTTACGGGAAAGCAGTGGAAAATCAGAGCAGCTTTACCCAGGATGGACATGGAGAGCTGGAACGGCAGGACACGAGTAAAGTCCTTGGCTTGGCTGTCACCGGAGTGggactgcagggacacagggaccaTGGTGGCATCGGCATCAGCTAAGGACAAAGGTGAGCTGTCCCCGGCATCGGGACACTCCCGGCAGGGCACTGTGTTCCGGGGCCAGGGCACTCAGTGTTCCGGGGCCAACAGCACCTTCTGGCGCTTGGTCACCTGGAAAACAGGGCACGTGCAGTCCTGGGAGTGCTCGGGTTTGGGTGCCATGGACGGCACCGATGCCCTGGAGCGGCTGGGTGCTCTCTAACTCATCTTTGGCTCTGTACTAGTGACAGGAAAAGGCTGGGAACGCtcctgctgtgcaggacagCTCGCGCCGGcggggctgagggacagggtgACATCTCTactccctcagccctgccccgggTAGCGGCCAGGGCTCGTCCCTTAGGGACACATCAGCGGATCGGGGCCGCGGGCCGGGGGGACACCGTGCAGCACTTTGCGCTTTGCACCCGCCgcctccagcagccagagcacgGGGAGGTGACAGCCCAGGCTCcaaggggacacagcagggccaTTCGTGGCGGGGACATCGCGCCGCTTTTCTGCGAACGGGGGAAAACCTTCTCTGCCTTCGGCCGCTCGATTTTCAGCAGTAGGCGTGTGTGTGCCACGAGcggagctgtgacactgcagaagggaaggaagggagccGCTCACCTGCCCGgggctctcctctcctcccctccccgccACCGCCACCGCCACCGCCACGGGCCGGCGACAGTTACCGTAATTCCAACCGCCGCCGTAATGCTGCTAAGAGCGGCGCCGGCGGCACTGCCCCTCCGCCAGCGGCGCCGGGGGATGTCGGGGCGATGTTTAGCGATGTCGGGGTGCCGGAGGATGTCAGGGTGATGGGGGGTATCGGGGTGCCGGGGGACGGCTGGGTGATGGCAGATGCCAGGGGATATTGGGGTGCCGGGGGATGTCGGGGGATATTGGGGGATATTGGGGTGCCAGGGGATGTCAGGGGATGTTGGGGGATATTGGGGTGCCAGGGGGTGTCGGGGGATGTTGGGGTGCCAGGGGACGCCAGCACCCCTCCGGGTTGGGGAGCCGCAGTCAGGGCAGGGCACCGTGCCAGCCCCGCGCACGGCCGGGCTGGGAAGCGACACAAACGGGCAGGGAACGGGAAGCGGAGCACGGGTGGCCTTTGGACGTCGGTGTTTGGTTTTAGTCACAGAAGCCCAGAGGTTACCCAGGTGACGGGCACAGTGCTGACCCGGGGCGTCAGGGAGAGACGGAGCAAAGGTTTTGGTCACACAGGTTTTTGGCAGGTGGCTCTGCCTGCTTGAGTTTCCCCAGATTAAGAAAAGAGCCGATTTAGTAATCTGAAAGTCACAAATGCACTTAGAGTCAGAGTAAAGGCTGCTTTATGCATCATTTGGGACAAAGCAGGAGCATTAACAAGgtccctgctgtcacctccctcagcagggcacagccacctcccCCAGGGCGaagtccctgctgtgccctgtccgTGTGTGCAGGAGCACCCCGGCAGGgcaaaccccaccaaaaacaccTCCAACACCTCTGAAAAACCCGATCTGCTCCATGCCCTGAAGTCCCAGGGTTCATAGGCCCCCCAAGCCCCACTGCTGACACAAcaccctctgcagcagcctcaccCCAGGCAGGGGAACGGCAGGACTGGGTGTTCTGAGAAAGGTGAAGACACGCCAGGAAGGGACGTGGAGGTGAAATCCTGGGTCTGGGAGGTTTGCACTGGGAAGAACGGGATGCAAGAGGCACCACAAGTGTTCTTATAAACACCAGCACCTGGTTctgatgattatttttattgcagagcTCTCTGAATCCCTCACCAAATGGAGGgagccccaggcagccctgccacGAGGAGCTCAAACAGCatgggaggggatgggggagGAAGAGCAGTGCAGCCTTCCTCCCATtcctgccatggggagggaaGGACTGGGAGCGGGCtgcccatggagctgctggcacacgTGCCCAAAGTTCTCAGAGGAGAAGCTCCAAGCCCGAACTGTCCCTCCTGTGGTGGCTGTGCcctggtggctgcagggctCGCTCTAGGGCAGGGTGGAGACCCCTGAAGAGCCTTTCCTtgtcctgctctcccagctcaggaggACAACGAGCGTGGGAGAGCAAAGAACTTGCCCGGGATCGCCCTCCTCTCAATCTCGAGCCACAGGGAGAATAAatccagctccctgtgctccgTGGCCAGCTGGAAGGTGAAGTTCTGCAGCAGCgtggtgaggaagaggaagagctCGATGCGGGCCAGCGCCTCCCCCGGGCACATCCGCTTCCCTGGGCGGGAGAGAGGGGTGACCCCGGTGGGGACCAAAgggacaggagggtgcaggCAGCCCCTGGTGCCCCGGggtgtctgtgctggcactcctgggcacacagcactgacctgcTGAGAATGCCATGAAGGCCTCGCGCTTCCTGAACTCGCCCTTCTCGTCCAAGAAGTGTGCGGGGTCCACTTGCTTGGGGTTCTCCCACTGGGTTGGATCCGAGTGCACAGAGGAAATTACTGGGATGACAGGAGTGCCCTGtgggagagggatggggcagggatgtgAGGAGGGACATCAGCACCATGCCACAGGCTCTTCTGGGGGGGATGAGTCAGGGGGAGCATCAGGGGAGGCTGGGTGTGCACCCCAATGCCCAGGCACTTCCCATGGGGAGGCAGCCTGGAATGGTGGCTCTATGCCACTGGGACAGCTGACGtggggctctgctgtccccatggTCCTGTCAGTCTGTGCAGCTCAGGAGACACAAATTACTGAGTTATTCTCATGGATTTCTGTTAAAGCCGCTCTCGCTGCTCCTGATCCAAAGGCAGGAGACATTCCCCCAGTGTGAGTTTTGCACATAAGGCTCACGGTGAGACCAGGAGCAGTGCCTGTCCCCGGATCTGCCGAGGGCTGGAGTAGGATACTGGGGTGCCAGGGGACGCCAATAGTAGGGTCTGGGCACCTGCTCCGGCCCCCCGGCCCTGCACGGCTCCGTGGTGGGAAGAGCTGTTTGCCAGGACAGGAAAGGGACAGGGGGTGTGGGCAGGACGGGCAGTGACATTcacctgcctctgctcccctctgaAACGTCACCGCTACCAGGATTGGGAAAGACCCGTAACCTTCAAACGTGTACAAACAGTCCAGGGACAAAGGCAAATGTCACTGGAGCCCCACTGCcacctctccctgtcccctgtgtaCCTTGGGGATGGTGTAGCCCCTGAAGAGGACGTCCTGCGTTGTCATGCGCGGGAAGTTCTCGATGCGGGTCTTGTGGTAGCGCTGCAGCTCGTGGATCACGGCGTTGGTGTAGGGCATCCGCAGCTTGTCCTCTGTGCAGGGGGCTCGGCCGGTGCCCACCACGGCGTCAATCTCCTCCTGCACcttggctggggacagcagggggcTGGGTCACCTCCCCAGAGTTTCTCACCGGCCTCCACAGGATTAATCCTAAACCCAGGGATGGGCTAGAGTGGGAACAACCTGCCCTAATCCCATATAGAGCCAGAAACAGAGTCTGTGcccacatccctgcctgcaCCAGGCCAGCTCAGAGCATCTCCCACAGGCCACTCCAGGCCCAGGGAGAGGCACCTGGATCCCCTGACCTGTATTTGATGGGTGCCACCCTTGGGTGACCCCACAGGCTGATTTGGGTCTGCCCCCAAACAGAACCTACCAGCCCTAGCACCCTGTGCCCCGTGAGCAccccaggcacaggagcagctgtgttttctgccttACTTTGGATGTGGGGGTGCTTTGCCAGCATCAGCAGGAAGAACACCAGGGCGTTGCTGGTTGTCACTGTCCCGGCGCCGAAGAGGTTGAACACTGACATGACCAGGTCTTCGTGGCTGTACATGGTCTCTGGGctgcccttctcctgcaggaaggTGTGGTGGGGGGCATTCAGAGTGGTCTGGGGgaggctgcaggctgcagccaggtggaGGGCAGCCCCCCCTCTACCTTCTCTGCCCTCATCAGGAAACAGTCGATGTAGTCCCGAGGGCAGCTGGAGTCCAGCGTCAGCTGGTGGAGCTGCACCTTCTCCTGGATGTGATCCTTCAGCTTCTGGCAGTCGGCCAGGACTTTCTTGTGCGGCCCCGGGAGGTGCTGCATGATGCTGGGGAAGGTGTTGTAGAGCTGCGGAGGGAAGGCACGGCAGGGCTCAGGCTCCGGagcctcccagcccctcccaaaGGCAGGGAGCATCCCCAGCCGCCGAGGGCGGCGGGCAGAGGTGCCGAGCACAGCCGGCTCCCACCTTGGCCACGGGGGACAGGAAGAAGCTGATGTAGTTGCCGATGGCgttgagcagctccaggaaagcCGCGTCGCTGTAGCTGTAGCGGCTCCCGAACACCACGGAGCAGATCACGTTGGCAACGGCATGCCTGAACATGGTCATGGGCTCAAAGGGATTGCCTGCGGCCACAAAAGGTGAGAAAAGCATCCAAAGTCACCAGTTATTGATGTGcttcaagacagaaaacagcccttttctcctgctcccagcccctgatGTTACGCCCTGCCTGATCTGTTGGGCCACAGCAAAGAGCCCTGCTGAGCGCTGGGCTCCTCCAGCCACCCCCCTGCCCCTAACCCTCCCACAGCTCAGACtgaggggagcagaggcagctgcaggatgcCCCAGCAGACGTGTTGgcactggcaggagctgggtactgctggggaggaggaaatcACCCTGTTAACCCCAAGTCAGCAGGGCACTGGCCTGGCTGTGCATTCCCAGGGAATGCTCCTCGCCTGTGGCCAGGAGTTCAGAGCAGGATCTCCCTCCCggccctccagccctggctgtagcacatctctgcagccctggctgaggtggggctggatcccagcccttccctgcagggATCACCCACACCGGGCCCTGCAAACAGCTCTGGGGCCACACGTGTCCCATGGCGCTCTTGTGTgtcctctgcctgccccagggccagcaAGGACAGCAGCCACGTCACCTTTGAGCTttgccagcagctccaccagGTGCTGGGCCTCCTGTTGCACCTTCTGGGACATGGAGTTCTTCCCCATCCCAAAGTCCCTCAGAGTGCTGAGCGTGAACCTCCGCAGCTCCCGCCACTTCTTCTCGTTGTTGGAGACAAATCCTGCAGGGCCACAGAGGAGATCAGcctctgcccaccctgctgctccccaggaggGGGAaccctgctctgggccaggcTGAGGAGCAACATGGCCAAAGGTGGGAACCGTGCAGGTGTGCAGTGCCTGTGAAAGCATGAGGATTTCTACAGGCACCCAGAACAGAGCTGGAACTGCCTAACTGGAGTTAATACTGTCCTGGACAAGGGGTGTAGGAGTTTAAGGGTCTTGTAGAACAGGAAATGGGTGTTGGTGGTCTTGGGTGCTGACCCCTTCCCTAGACTTGGGCACAGAGAATGAGAGATCCAGGAGAGATCCAAGAGAGATCCAGGAGAGATCCAGGCACTCACCGTAGTCTTTGGAGAGCTGCATCAGGAGGGGGATCTGAGGTCTGCCCCCAAACTCCTCCGAGTGTCCCACCAGGGCATCCTTCACCGCCTCGTACCCACAGAGCACCACCACAGGCTTCAGCCCCAGCCACACGGTGAAGATGGGGCCGTaggtgctgctgagctggggggACAGGCAGCTCTGTGAGCCAGGCTCCCACACCGCTTCATTCACTTCATTTCAAACAGGGACTCGagcccacagcactgctgaatgcccagctgggatgggaagtGCCTCCCTCAAAGCTGTGACCCCATcccactcccagccctgtccctgtccctgggggtTTTATCCCAGTGCCACTTTGGGGGGTTCAAAGCATCATctctggacagcagctgcagcccttgaGGGGCATTGTCACCACATGGGTCcctcagaggaggagaaaggctTCAATAGCAGGGTTggatctgctcccagcagaagAGATTTGGGCAATTCTGGTAGAGCAAGAGatgagggagggaagaaaaggaaggtcGGAAGAGTCACCTGTGGGATTCCCCTTCTGTTTTGGCACGGGACTTTCCCgctgtgtgtcctgctggggctgccagtgGGTGCAGGCCACTCGTCCCTTACCTTCTCGTAGTGCCTGTAGAGGGGCAGGACATCCTTCTGCCACAGGTTGCCCAGGATGGGCCAcggggctgggccaggaggcAGCCGGCTCCTCTTGGTGTCACTCCTCCAGCCCAGGAACCAGAGGacggagaggaggaggaggaggagagtgagGAGCAGCCCGGCCGATCCAGCGTCCATCCTCCCCGTGCTGCCgagcaggagagaagggaaggaattccagggagGAGAGTGAGCGGAGAGCAGAGCGCAGCCCAAAGCTGTGtgtctgccctgccctgcccggcgcGGCCCTTCCCGAGCACGGGGGCTCCGGGCTGCTCGGGGACACGGAGGcgctgctctgtccctgctgggcgCACTGTCCCCgctgtgctgtgacagagcTCTCCGAGCCGTCCTGGGCGCTGCGGGCTCTGTCACACCCCGCGGGAGCGCTGGGGAGATGGTGACTGTCCCCTGCCCGCGCTCCTGAGTCACCTTTTCTCGTCGCGCCCTTGCGGTGGCACACGGGAGAGGAAGaggtcactgtcactgtcccgGCCAAGCTTCTGATGTCCCCTGCAGTCACTCGCCCCGCTGGTCACTGCCTTGCTGACCAGGGCAATGACCCGGGAGAGGATGTTCAGGTAAACAGGAACACCTTCCAAGGGGAGCACTGTGCCTGGCCGCACGCCTGGGGGGTGACAGTGTTCCATCACACTCCTTCCTGATGgctcagaaaatggaaaaaacacttcttttctgGTGTCTTTTGGGGTTCCTCTCGGGCTTTGGAGGAACACCAGCCCACGGTGTTGTGGTTGTTGCAGGTGTGGGTTAACTCTTCCCTGAGCTCTTCCAATGCGCATCTTGCCCTGAGCACCTGCACATCTGGCTGCACACGAGCACATCTGGCACAGGCACCCCACCTCTGGCGGAGAGCGCTCACAGCTCTCGGCTGAGCAAGCTGGGCACAGGCCAGCTCCCAGGAAAGGCGGGACTCCTCCTGGAGGAGAAGGGGGGGGAGGTTCGGGTCCGCGCTGGTCCCTGCAGAGGGCGGGAATTCCCCTCAGCAGAGGGAATTCAGCGGTTCTGGCAGAGAGGAGCctgccccgctccgctccccccAGCCTCCCTGGCCTCCCCTCACACCCTTCCCGTCCAAGCCATTTCCCAGCTGATTTCCAGGACCCACCGCGGGCATGGAGCAAAACTGCTCCCACGAGTTCCCCTGATCCCCTGCCCGGCTCAGGTCAGCTCAGCAGTGACACTGACACTAAGGCAATTAATGTCATCCTAATGCCACTTTCCCATCAGCATCCTGACCCTCCGAGGTGCTCTGCTCCCCTAGGGCCTCCTCCCTGTGGGCTGGAGGATGTGCAaacacctctgcagcctgttccaggctgtcccctgtgccagcccaggctgaggcagccctggcagcccctcGCCAGGAGGCCCAGAGCAGTTGATGACTGAGCTGGAGTATTTTTGGTTGCTCTCAAtaatgcagcagcactggctgagcagagcccgGCTGTAATTACAGGGCCAGGGTCATTTGTCATCACTGGGGCCCTGCTGCCCGTGAGGGAGTCCACGGCAGTGCCAGCGCCCCTGTCACACCTCTGGGGCCATTTCTGCGTTTTGCTGGGGAGTGCCTGCAGAAAATCCAGTGGTGTGTACTGTTAACCAAGCCCTGGAGTGAGAGAGAGGCACAGTGTGATTTGTCCCTGATATAAAGTGTGGTTTGTGTGGTCCCAGGGCTTTCTCCTGGTGTCACAGAGGCAAAGCAGTGGCCAATGGGGCATCCTAGGTAGCCGACATGGCACCCTTGGTGC
The sequence above is a segment of the Sylvia atricapilla isolate bSylAtr1 chromosome 18, bSylAtr1.pri, whole genome shotgun sequence genome. Coding sequences within it:
- the LOC136369197 gene encoding cytochrome P450 2C5-like, translated to MDAGSAGLLLTLLLLLLSVLWFLGWRSDTKRSRLPPGPAPWPILGNLWQKDVLPLYRHYEKLSSTYGPIFTVWLGLKPVVVLCGYEAVKDALVGHSEEFGGRPQIPLLMQLSKDYGFVSNNEKKWRELRRFTLSTLRDFGMGKNSMSQKVQQEAQHLVELLAKLKGNPFEPMTMFRHAVANVICSVVFGSRYSYSDAAFLELLNAIGNYISFFLSPVAKLYNTFPSIMQHLPGPHKKVLADCQKLKDHIQEKVQLHQLTLDSSCPRDYIDCFLMRAEKEKGSPETMYSHEDLVMSVFNLFGAGTVTTSNALVFFLLMLAKHPHIQTKVQEEIDAVVGTGRAPCTEDKLRMPYTNAVIHELQRYHKTRIENFPRMTTQDVLFRGYTIPKGTPVIPVISSVHSDPTQWENPKQVDPAHFLDEKGEFRKREAFMAFSAGKRMCPGEALARIELFLFLTTLLQNFTFQLATEHRELDLFSLWLEIERRAIPGKFFALPRSLSS